cagttactatttttagcaggtttccataaatagcaggtttcgggtgaaatgaaaaggggaattgagattcgttattttataggagatgcgttgtcaagtggagatttatgctttcatcatcgaacctttccctttcgggaatggggacaaaagtaggtgtctacagttagcccccactttgactgagtcttggagtaagacgatggtcaaagtactagacggagtgcgtcacacaagccatggtgtatgtgacctgttttgcgagggtctcacgagcccccgagtgataacatttgacttaagggtcatcacttgaaatgtcgacatatccctcatgtgtcattgggatttgtcaacggatagtatagaatactccctcactttgtcattggaagtacctaaagaggcgtagaaactccctcactttgtcattgggagtagctacagatgttttcgaaatcaaagctataaagtgtagttgggcctggccaagcccaaccacgaggtaaaaatgtttttaaagattctcattttcagggttagctaaacgagaaaacccccttgtttttatgggacgtaaaacgaaggaaaatccagcacatcgttcttttttggaaaaacggaaaaccaatcttttaaattttggaaaaaagggaaaactactcacatcgcttttttttggaaaaaacggaaaaccaaaagctactcacatcttttttgggaaaaacggaaaaccaaaggctactcacatcgtttttgggaaaaaacggaaaaccaaaggctactcacatcgtttttgggaaaaacggaaaaccaaagaaagttatcgctgcagcaactaaggacctgcgcggttagtgacgcagaccccgccggctaaagatggcgagcccgtccgctaagggtggacaccccgtccgatagaagtggacgaatctattttgaaatttgtttgtgctttttgaaaataaggacctacgtgatttgtgacgtagaccccgccggctgaagatggcgagcctatttcattttgtttttgaagattctatttatcgaaaactgaggacctgcgcggctagtgacgcagaccccgccggctgagggtgggcgagcccattttgaatttcttattttgcctatgtagaagggcttttgtgattacaacctgttggtgggtcgcaatatttcctgatcaggtgtgtcctataagtgggtccacactgtgtatatttttaacgatattgcaaaataccatttttgggaaagaaatatcaagataacagatattttacacaaaataggggattgcgcgtgcccgacagcgaatattcgatgtctgggaagcattttcagcgcccagctctgggggCGAGAAtttttaacgcccagagctgggcgttgaaaatgcgaaggggagacgggtctttaaattcgcggaccgtctccttcctttccaatttccaccattttcgctcaagctcctcacctctttcaactgatttcttgctcgtttcttcacttttctttacgaattctactccaaatcacttcctaatcttcccaatgtaagtaattttcagtaattttgagctttttttgtcaatttcagtatttttgtcaaatttttatgcatgaaatcgatttgggggtttttgattttgtgcccctttccttcaattagatagttggaaatgttccacataacatgttaattagtttgtgcatgttaattttcgcaagtatgttgattcttgttgaatttgggcattttcatgctagcccccaagtatacctacgattctagtgttttcttacaatgtaggtgtttttggtatattgcttgcgttcctcataattcatgaatgacaaattatggaagaatttttattttgttggagttaattaaaaaaatttcacttagggaatttttttGCTCGATacgaacttagtatcatgtcttagggaacaaaaattgtatgactccattttatgagtggaatgcactcctttagtgattggtgtgagtgccagttttgttaaaggtataatgccttattgtattattgatcagcatgcctgacgagagtcacctccttctggtggccacgaggagcgtggcatgacgcgctagtctactggcgcgggtcccctatgggtgggtcctgagctctacgacggtcgtgatctgcactacgacctagagcaccatgtgacttcccgccttcacgcgaggagagagactacggttcgcggctacggcgcaacgacgagtgagaccgtttttagtttcctgagctcggacgcccaggctttggtgagggcgagctcactgtttccggtggtcgagaccttctgggagatactgcggcttaacatctccctgtcctttctgcggtcgttcatgaggtggtggtgggataccaccaacaccttccattttccttggggtgagatgacgatcactcccgaggactacacggctttgacgggcttgacctttacagggaaccccgttcatctgaggtcggatggcccaccgCCGACTGTTTCTGAGGgcaccaggctcctgggctcgtggatgggcatgagattgccttcgtaccagccccgtgggatacctttcgctgacctgatgtgggccttagagcatggggtagaggagtcgtcttcgagacaagctcggctgttctacctccattttattatttcccgttttctatcgggtccgactgacacctttgacccgaggtggataggcatggtggaggacgtgtctacactgggtgactatcgctggggcgatttgggctatgcgacgctcgtcggccagattagtttggcggtgcgcgactcggacccgagtagacgtcactttgtcattacattagcgggagtgccgcgtttgatcgaggtatgtgcctagactttcttttgttttctcgcttttaccgggcttcttttttttttgatgttttattgtcttttccttttgtagctgtgggcctttgagcacttaccttggctggctccccgaaaggggcagaggcctttggagtaccctgccggtcgtcgttggggttggaagaagaagctgacagtgcgtccaccgcccgataccgtgtgggatctcattcgggacgggaaccctgagcatgtgcagaatcttatcctctatctcgtatttcgtcattctttttattttctatgtgcgagatctgaccgtgcttgtacaaaaacaggtggtttggaccccatggctctcttttaggggtacttatgcctcggtcagggatagttatgccctgagccagatgcgagttttgttcgttggccgccgggaccctgtctggtacctgggagagcgggtacgtatgcagacggttgGGGCATTTTTGGTGCCTAGGCCTCCGCccgcgaccatgctgtctactcgttcgataggcgagtcgtggagggtccactcgaggactggcgtgccggcgacggagttggtgatagagggagctagctattatcagtttatccaggattctcttcgtctcccggagcctggcgctgtaagttgccctctcttttcgtattgattttagtgttttcatgctcgtgcccatgtgtttatgtctactgtgttttgtgcaggagtgtcctgacccttcgttggggggatgggtgcttcccgatgctcggatctcgtataccggagagagtggatccaagattgtggagactttcccggaagaacgggttttccatgctccactccctgagggagtacaggcggtatgcaccttttatttgtgcactcttcttatatctttttttttcttttgttactaacattcctgtttcatgttccggcccgtacggccaacgcgatggtgggggtgatcaaccggttgaagtccgcgttggttcgggcccgatccgcactttcttgcaggagcccccactctactcgggtaatgtgccctctttttttcttttgatctgtaccttttgtttggctttctgttactcactctccttttgtcttttcttgtagacgggtgctggacgagccggggccgacgacgcgggtccctcgggcggtggacacggtcgtgagagagagagagggcacgacactcgcccctacggcatcgccgttccgacgcgggggtgagttcttccggggagaggtccgagctggagcgtaggcgacgttccgatgttggtggcccgagagcctagccccgagttgcagtcacagcctcatttttggggtgattctggctgggggccctcataccacggggagtggagtggatggaccagcgaggcttggagacatggagccgatgacgagtcttaggcttacctcctgttttgtatatattcattcttgtattccgcatgtatatatattttttttgcgattttttggtgcaagaatgttttgagccttccgtgggctttgctttaacatattatagtaatattagctttctaaaccaacgactaattttaaaagagaaagaattccataaaaataatgagttcatacaagagtgcacacatatttttagactaaccgactacttggggtattacatatgcatgttcactatttttcgttttttttttttgccgactcgtgccatactcctttgttgggcttgttcctgaaaattcttgtggctttgtttttcattctatttggtcttgcccgtgcgtgggttagggtatagtgccctttgcaatatcctTTCTTcctgatgcgttgcatgactttattatttttttaatttttattggaccgaatccttgataaggattgccttcgtatcttgtcagaatcaggtcgcgcgtagttctagctttttgaaatttcttgaaagggtgttcattacacgtctgcttcccccccaagtgttcgtggttcttttgatggttcaaaaaggagtacgaacacttgcagaagcgggaggataggtggcaagagagaatgacgcccacACACGGTcgtaggaaatatcggcgcccaggcctgggcgtgaaaaataacagcgcccagtcctgggcgttaaaACATGGTCCTTCgcctttttctactttatcgagttttatgccgtttgcttagaggattgtgcagaatgcttgcttatgagtcttaacgtgttttattagatgccttaactccggactgaattttattaaatatagtactttttcaattggtctaagttcgtgagattagcgaattccgctccatctatgtcagctagttggactgctccaccaggtaggatggtctttacaaagtatggtcctgtccagttgggccggaattttcctcgagggtccgtagtaggtgcgcggacttcttttaatacaaaatcgccttctttgatatttcgaggtttgactcttttgttgaattgccttgcgatgcgcttttgatacacttgcacgtgatgtaaagctctcaacctccgttcgtctaaaaggacgagctcgtcgtgcctagcttgaacccaatcagcctcgggtagcttgctttctaggacgatccggagggagggaatttccaactcgatcggttgaactgcttccattccgtataccaaggagtagggtgttactccaatggaggtgcggattgaggttcgatagccccataatgcgaagtgtaatttgttgggccaatccttataattttcggccattttttcgattatgactttaatatttttgttggccgcctctaccgcgccgttcatttgcgacctgtagggagaggatttatggtgtttgacatgatatttttcgagcaggtcttggacttcggccctaaactgggaaccttggtcactaaTGAtctcatgtggaaccccgtatcgacagaatatgttcttttctaggaatcgagcgacatgtttggccgttaattttgtataggagactgcctctacccatttagtgaagtaatcaattgcgactaaaacgtactcgtgtccccctacgcctgttggtgttaccttgccgattatatctataccccaggtggaaaagggccatggagaagtgaaggtgtatagttctgagggaggcaaatggttaaggttactgaagatttggcattttgggcaagtttttacaaagtgatggcaatcggtttccatagtggtccaatagtaccctgagcgggatatttttcgggatagcatttttccgttcatatggggtccgcacacgccgttatggtattcttccattagtctttgggcttggttttggtggacacaaagtaacttgattttattcggcgtgtacttgtatagttctcccagaattatgctatattgtgaagcgaggaggcgtagggccttttgtgctcgcggggaggggtttgggggggaattccccacttgttttgtaacgaaggatgtccgtataccatggttcttcttcggtgttttcaggttcggagtctatggcacagcaataagccgactctttccttcgctcgacccgaagggtcatcccgtcccattcattcgggatgttgagcattgaagctagcttcgctagtgcatccgcgaattggttgtcgtctcttggtaagtacgtatactcgattttttcaaattgctcgactatttggtctaagtgagcttgatattttgagagactagtgcttcggaccttccatcttttggatatattgTTGATTAtcagggaagaatccccgaagacttgtagatgtttgactccgaggctaactgcggcctctagcccaactatgcatgcctcgtattcggcggcgttgtttgtggcctcgaagtcaagtttgacggaaattggtatatgggccccttcgggactgactaggagaactccgacgtcGCATCCTTtatggttggacgcgccatcgaagtatagtgtccaatagtcgtctcgtaacatcagaagttcctcgtcagggaggaggtaagcttccgtggtttcctcattcgtggcatgctcggccaggaattcggctaccgctcttcctttgattgttttttctggcatgaattttaggtcgaattctgagagcatgactagccacctggacaggcgaccatttagggcgggcttttcgaacatgtattttaaggggtctagttgtgacactatatgaacagtgtgggccaataggtaatgtctgagttttttggatgcccagacgagggcgaggcaggttttctcgagttctgtgtatctcgtctcgtactgtatgaacttcttgctcaagtagtaaatggctcgctcggatccatgtacacactgtgagagcatagctcccgatgcagtatccgtgacggttaggtataggcgtaaagggatttcaggcaaaggcggggagaggacgggtggtttgcttaggtattctttgattttatcgaaggcagtttggcattgttcatcccattcgactttttcttcttttcttaattttttgaatattggctcacaagtcatagtaagcttggaaatgaacctactaatgtattgcagctttcctaggaagccccttatctgtttttcagtttttggtgggggcatttcggtaatggctttgatcttggatgggtcaatctcgattcctcgcgtactaacaacatatcctagcaattttccagaggttaccccgaatatacatttttgtggatttagtctcatgttatattttaagattcgggtgaagaactttttaagtgccgggaggtgaccgtgccggtctttagatttgacgatcatgtcgtccacatagacctcgatttctttatgtatcatgtcatggagtaatgtggtggctgttctttgataggtggcccccgcgtttttcaaaccaaaaggcattacagtgtaacaatatgtaccccaaggggtaatgaaagttgttttttccatgtcttcttctgccatgagtatttggttatatccggcgtacccgtccataaaggagaggagcgcgtgctctgcggtgttgtctactagtatgtcaatgtgaggtagagggaagtcatctttgggactggctttgttgaggtctcgaaagtctacgcacattcgcactcgtccatcttttttagttacggggacaatattggccacccattctgggtagttggagacttttataaagccggcgtctaattgtttagtgacttcttcttttattttcaacgctatctctggtttgagccgccgtagcttttgttttactggcgtcattttgggatctagcggaattttatgctcagcgatttctcgatctattcctggcatgtctttgtaggaccaagcaaagacaccctcgaattcccgcaaagtggagattagatcggccttttcagtgggagttaaggtgaggccaattttaatgattttaggattttcttctgttccaatatttaccgattctgtgtcctgaattataggagttttgagttcttgttcacttacagcttttattagttcggtatattcctcttctggctctttttcgtgctcattagtggcgagacattctgcattattactcggatttttaagcggcatatactcaaaagttttgtttatcttattaaagtcatgaagcattacatcaaaaagatctcccggagtagagatttccgggtctaaaccatttttgggaggggttacaattttgctaggttcggactcggagtcagactcggattcagactctaatttttcgtacatcggaccctctcccgcagatatcttgaacttcatcccacgagcattagtccatttgaaagtcttgcgccaccctcgttggatttggtcatcttttgagggtgatggagcgatcaatttagtaggatcgaacacttcatcttgaagagctaatgccataatttctgttttattcttcgctcttttcttttctaacccaaacaatagcccgaaagcatgtgagttggggagcgtttttggcatagcacgattctttggggcgagtggcctttgagaacgtaaagggtcgtgttccagagcatgcatctcttgggtttgtgcgacctctaggtatagatgttcgggatatgcttcttccatcgcgttccttgatggctatcacgggtaggtattcaggggccctgcattattgttgtggagtaggagacacattagtttgtttcgtgagtcggtttttttttagacattctatgactacccttaagtcggactagtatatttggactgctatgtgtgcactttgaactctttatattttcgaaaatctttgcccgtgtgacattcataattatttgcaTGTTCGATTTTTAGttccgagcattgtcgtcgtaggaggcctaacaacgacgcaaagagttattaatttttacgagtcgcttttgaaatcgagtgcttttcttacgcctcgtagcaattctttttacgaacattttttgtgctacgtatttcactttcgcgcgggcaccgaggctgctgcgcctgaccagaaggccaagcagcaacttcagcgcccagcgtcgggcgtgagaaattctggcgcccagccaggggcgttgaaaatgcgtccctggctgattctcgttttctgtttgcgtctacttttgtttatgcgacttcgatttgcgtgcttgcctaataacgtcctttacgcgttgtgcagcgttttgtgggattcgttacaggccatcccgagcgtcgctttttttgtggcgatcattcgggtttgcggaacccgtatttcggtataactctttggcaaattagtctatgaaggtttgggcaatttttaaggtcgttggttttctaggatagtttgtcacacacaatcacatatttcgctacacataactaacattcatcatgaggcgataataacatgcatgtcatgtagtttatgataggcttctatgggtagttatttgcgcctggcttggtaccgcttctatcgtagatccaacacatgccccggtcgaggtagtgtcatcaacagacgaatttcgctcaagaggccaacccgcaagtgcaagccaagggggcatgcaggcgagagggacctaatgagcgagcgattgggttcgggataggtgtactacctgcaaaagtaccgagtgggcaacatgcgcggcgtatgcaccccctattggcgaaaaaaggtatccttagtcccaactcccgagggagccgagattcgttatgcggttctgcccgttcacattaatatgctgattttcaggtcgtcccaacttgatggggaaataaacgcgaggtaggatcgtttcacccttcggctattttgattacctacaagcacgagtatttccttcactttccccagtggagtcgccactgtgagggggtcgaaaaagcacgaggctaatgcgtgacctcgtccctcgtgggtgtgacgattatttttattcaatcaagtgtaattggatttcctgtgagtttacacccaattgactagtaatataggagtcgccattcagtttttaacgacaatgagaaaaaatgacaaaacccggttatcgtgacataaaaggagtgcaattatgtttgaccacgacggccgtaggttcccttgtgatccctggtgtggggatctctcaacatacacccgcaaggtagagattgagggttcgggggactgtaactaccgagaggagtactcgctcgtcgataactccagaggcaggatatccttactagctcagcataaataattgaagggacatgcgttaactattaaactaatctgagttgattttagcaatatgcaacatataatactagatcgatcgcgattatctgatttaaatagcattagggacctagcatgataatccaatttcccaaaaatattatatttgttaggcgtggtagaacaatcagatttagttagtttcacagttcataaaaagggcgaggaaagcaattaaatcatcgaaaagggacacattacgacgcacccttgagaggtgcgtcacggttctcagaaaactaaccactttgcctttgctatttctcctttttatttaacgaatctcaaattatgggacaggatacgttctgttcgatttatggatcgattgcgacagaacgcgtgaacaatttcgcagcgagaggcttaggctaagtgttggagtcaatactcagaatatgaattgtgtgtccttttcacgttgaatttggggctgtatttatagggaaaagttcatggaaagatagaattgcagagttctaatccacaaagaattag
This genomic stretch from Spinacia oleracea cultivar Varoflay chromosome 3, BTI_SOV_V1, whole genome shotgun sequence harbors:
- the LOC130469165 gene encoding protein MAINTENANCE OF MERISTEMS-like, which translates into the protein MRWWWDTTNTFHFPWGEMTITPEDYTALTGLTFTGNPVHLRSDGPPPTVSEGTRLLGSWMGMRLPSYQPRGIPFADLMWALEHGVEESSSRQARLFYLHFIISRFLSGPTDTFDPRWIGMVEDVSTLGDYRWGDLGYATLVGQISLAVRDSDPSRRHFVITLAGVPRLIELWAFEHLPWLAPRKGQRPLEYPAGRRWGWKKKLTVRPPPDTVWDLIRDGNPEHVVWTPWLSFRGTYASVRDSYALSQMRVLFVGRRDPVWYLGERVRMQTVGAFLVPRPPPATMLSTRSIGESWRVHSRTGVPATELVIEGASYYQFIQDSLRLPEPGAECPDPSLGGWVLPDARISYTGESGSKIVETFPEERVFHAPLPEGVQAVCTFYLCTLLISFFFFCY